Part of the Pseudomonadota bacterium genome is shown below.
TCACCCCGCAAGCAGCGCAGCGCATCCATCGAGGTCGCCCACGCCTTCCTCGCCGCCTATCGCGAGACCCATCCCGAGGCCCACGTCGATACGCTGGACGTATGGTCGACGCCGCTGCCGGAATTCGACGGCGCCGCGCTCGACGCCAAGTACGCGGGTATCGCCGGCCAGCCGCTGACGGCGGTGCAGAGCCGCGCGTGGGCCGCCATTCGTGCGCTGGCGGCGCGCTTTCAACGCGCCGACCGCATTCTCATCGGCGTGCCGATGTGGAATTTCATGATCCCCTACAAGCTCAAGCACCTCATCGACTGCGTGAGCCAGAAAGACCTGTTGTTTACGTTCGACGAGAATGGTTTGAACGGCGCGCTGACCGACCGCCGCGCGGCGGTCATCTATGCGCGTGGCATCGAATACAGCCCGGACTCGGGCACGCCCGCCGAAACTTTCGACCTGCAGCGCCAGTACCTGGAGCTGTGGCTGCGCTTCGTGGGCGTGACGGATATCTCGACGGTGCTGGTGGAGAAGACCTTCTTCGGCCCGGAGGTCGACGGGCCCGCGCGCGAGGCTGCCAAGCTGCAGGCACGCGCCATCGCCACGGGCTTCTAGGCGCGGCGCGGCCCGGGCGCCACCGGCGCGCGGCCACGCTGCCGCGCGCTCAATCCGCTATCTCGGGTTCGACCAGCTTCGCCAGTTGCGCCAGCGATTCCTGCCAGCCGAGGTAGCACATCTCGGTCGGGATCAGCGCAGGGATGCCGGATTGTTCCACCGCCAGCTCGGTGCCGCAGGTGACCGCCGTGAGCACCACCGTGGTTTCCATTTCGCCGGGCAGGTTGGGGTCGTCAAAGGTGTCGCTGTAGCGCAGCCTGGCGTTGGCCACGAGCTCGCGATACTCGCCGCCGAAGCTGTGGCTGTTGCCGGAGCTGAAATTGGTGAATGACATCCTAAAGCGGCCACCGACCCGCACATCCTGTTCGTGTACGGTGCAGGTGAAGCCGTAGGGCGGGATCCATTTGGCCAGCGCCGCGGCGTCGAT
Proteins encoded:
- a CDS encoding SRPBCC family protein encodes the protein MSTGTVKLHRVLRAPPERVYRAFIDAAALAKWIPPYGFTCTVHEQDVRVGGRFRMSFTNFSSGNSHSFGGEYRELVANARLRYSDTFDDPNLPGEMETTVVLTAVTCGTELAVEQSGIPALIPTEMCYLGWQESLAQLAKLVEPEIAD
- a CDS encoding NAD(P)H-dependent oxidoreductase, with the translated sequence MSTLLYIESSPRKQRSASIEVAHAFLAAYRETHPEAHVDTLDVWSTPLPEFDGAALDAKYAGIAGQPLTAVQSRAWAAIRALAARFQRADRILIGVPMWNFMIPYKLKHLIDCVSQKDLLFTFDENGLNGALTDRRAAVIYARGIEYSPDSGTPAETFDLQRQYLELWLRFVGVTDISTVLVEKTFFGPEVDGPAREAAKLQARAIATGF